One Paenibacillus sp. SYP-B4298 genomic window, ACCCGCCGCTCCATCCAGCACATGGGGCAGCTCCCACATCCGTGCCAGCAGCCCGCTTTCGGGTCGCTGCCTGACGAGCACCTTGCCTGTCTGGCTGCCGCTCCCCTCCACGATCGCCGCCAGCCGTCGCTCCTCTCGCGGAGGCTTGGCCTTCGTCTTGATCGGCAGCACCAGCTCCTTGCCGGCAAGACGCCCCGCACAATGCTCCATAACCGGGCAGGTCAGGCAGCCTGGCGACTTGGGCGTGCAGACGAGTGCGCCCAGCTCCATGAGCGCCTGATTGAAGTCGCCCGCGTGACCGTCGGGAATGAGCGATACCGCCAGCTTCTCGAGCTGGATGCGCGTCTTGTTCTTCGCAATGTCATCCTCCAGGCAGAAGTATCGGGACAGCACCCGCATCACATTGCCATCTACAGCAGGCTCTGCCCTATTGAACGCAATGCTCATAACAGCTCCGCGCGTATAAGGTCCGATCCCCTTGAGGCCAGCCACTGCCTCCGCATCATCCGGGATGACGCCGCCATAGCGCTCCACAACCTCCTGCGCTCCAGCCTGCAGATTGCGAGCACGCGAATAGTAGCCTAGTCCCTCCCAGCATTTGAGCACCTCTTCCTCAGGCGCCGCTGCCAGTGCAGCGACAGTCGGGAAGCGCGCCATGAACCGCTCATAATATGGAATGACAGTATCCACTCTCGTCTGCTGCAGCATAATCTCTGATACCCACACCCGATAGGGGTCACGGTTTTGCCGCCATGGCAGCGTGCGCTTGTAGATATGAAACCAGGACAGCAGCTCCTTGCTAAAAAATTTTTTGGCATCCATCATACAACATTCCCTTTATTGTGATTGACACGTTCAGACCATCTTTAATCGGTATTCTTTCTGTACAGCTTGCGGTAGCGGCTAGGTGTCAAGCCCGTCTGCTGCTTGAACAGACGGGACAGATAATGATTTTGCAAGCCTACCTGCTTGGCAATATCGGCAACCTGAACATCCGAGTCCTTCAGCAATGCCTTGGCTCGCTCCAGTCGGCGATTATTAACATATTGGATCGGCGAAACACCTATATTGGCTCGAAAAAAATCAATAAAATAATTCGGATGGAGACAAGCAATCCGTGCCAGCTCCTCGATATGAATTGACTGGTCAAGCTGAGCTTCAATGTAATCAAGCACCAGATTCAGTTGACCCGCCTCCGATCCATACCCCAGCTCATCCATGTTCATATCCGGGCTTTCCAGGTAGCAGGCCAGCAGTTCTAGCAGAGCGCTTCTCACCCTCAGCATGTTGGGGACTTTAGTCGATTGCTGAGCTTGAATCATTTTTTGAAACAGCTCGATCGCCTGGCCACTGTCCTGCAGCCGGACGCGATAGGGCATGTTCATCGTCTTAAAAAAAAGCTCGTTGCCCACAAAGCCGCGAAGGTTGCCGATAAATAGCTGCAGATCGCCTGTAGTAGAGACCGCTTTCTGTTGCATCCCGGCAGGCACAAGCATTAATTGTCCTGGTCTGATGACGTGGCTCACCTTATCCAGCACAATAGTCGCTTCCCCCTGTCCCACCAGAACAAAGCGGCAAAAATCAGGGCATCCCCAATCCTCCTCCCAGCCAGAAGAGGCTTGAATGCAGACAGCCGTTACATTGTCTACTTCAAACTGCTGGAATAAGCCCTTCATTATTTGTCTGTACGTTGTTGTCATTGAGCCTCCCCATAACGAGTATTTGGTGTACTGCTCAGCCGGCATCGCCCTAAGCAACATGGGATCAGTCGCGCTCCTGCCTTTGCTCCACAATGGCGAAGGCAGAGGCCAGCGAACGTTCATGTGTAATGCTCACATGAAGACAGGTCGTCCGGGGCGAGAGTCCGAGCCGCTCCCATGCCCCTGCCGATAATTGAATGCACGGTTTCCCTTTATCATCGGGCCATACTTCTATATCTGTAAAGCTAATTATTTTACCAATTCCGCAGCCCAGCGCCTTGGCCACCGCCTCCTTGGCGGCAAAGCGTCCGGCGACAAATTCTGCAAGCCGCCCCTCCTTGCTGCGCGCATGCTCACGTTCGCGAGCGGTAAGGATGCGTTCCAGAAAGCGCTGTGCCTTGGAGCCTGCCAATACGGATCGAAAACGATCCACCTCCGCCAAATCATGGCCGATCCCGCCAATCACTCAAGCTTCCCCCATTCTTCCCACAGTGCATATAATTGCTGCGAAAGCTGCAACATCTTATTCCATCTTATTAGTAAATAAGAGAACCCCTGGGGGCTCCCAGAGGTTTTAAATGCCTGGTATCGGCGCTCTCTTATGCTCAGTTCGCAAATAATGCTTCTCCAGCTTCTCACGAACGGCAGGAACAATCTCCTTCCCTTCGAGATAATCGCTGTTATCCTCGTAGCTGATACCCAGCTCATTCTCGTCGGTCTGACCTTCCCATAACCCGGCCGTAGGCGCCTTATACAGCACACTATCCGGCACCCCGAGGCGTGCAGCAAGCTGGCGCACCTGACGCTTGTTCAGTGAAGAGAGCGGCGTCACATCGACTGCGCCGTCGCCCCACTTCGTATAGAAGCCAGTGATCGCCTCCGAAGCATGGTCGGTTCCAACAACAATCAGATTATAGTCAAATGCAAGGGCATACTGCACAACCATCCGTGTACGGGCCTTCACATTGCCCTTGCCGCCACGGCTAATATGGCGCGGCGTTCCCAGCGTCTTGAAGCCATGCTCCACTTCCAGCACGATTTCAGTGACGGCATCCTCAATATTGGTTTCCACGACATGCTTCAGATCGAATGCCTTGGCAACAGCGTAGCTGTCATGAATGTCCTCCTGTGTGCCGTAAGGCTGGAACACACCCAACGTCATGTACTCCTTACCGGACTCCGCAGACAGCTCATCGGTCGCCAGCTTGCACAAGCCGGCGGCAACTGCGCTATCGATTCCTCCGCTGATTGCAATGAGCAGGCCGGTCGCCCCCGCATCGCGCACGTAGCTCTTCAGGAAATCGACCCGTCTGCGAATCTCGTCATCCGCATCGATCTGCGGCTTCACACCAAGCCGCTTAATAATCTCTTGTTGTAAGCTCATAAGCGGCCTCTTAATTGCAGTAGCGATCGAAGGCCGCAGTCAAGTCCTCTGCAATCTCCGATGCCGAACGATTCTCAATCTGGTGACGTTCAATAAAGTGGACAAGCTGTCCATCCTTCATCAAGGCAATGGATGGCGACGAAGGCGGATATGGAGCAAAATACTCGCGCGCTTGCGCAGTCGCTTCCTTATCCTGCCCGGCGAACACAGTGAACAGATGATCCGGCTTATTCTCATGCTGCAGCGCAGCAGCAACGCCCGGACGGCATTGCCCAGCCGCACAGCCGCATACGGAATTGACGACCACTAATGCTGTTCCTTCCGCCTGCGGAAGCTTCTGTTCTACCTCCTCGGCTGTGCGAAGCTCTGTAATTCCAAGACGTGTCAGCTCATCCCTCATCGGCTGAACCATATCCAACATATATCGCTCAAAAGACATCGACATATCCCACACTCCCTGCTATAGTTTTAAAAATTTTCCACAAATATGGATTTTAAATCATTCTTAGATTTTAATTATTATTATACTCTTCAACAAAGATGAAAGCAAAGCAAAAAACCGCCTGCCAGAATGGGCAAGCGGTCAGAGGATGCTACGTAGATGGACGGTTCGGTCCATCCAGCTTCTTGTCGAAGCCAGCCTGCTCCGGCTGTTTGCCGGCAGGGGCGGCCTTTTTCTCCTGAGCGAGCTCGTTAGGTCTGCCCGGATTAGATGTACGCAATTATATCGCCTCCCTTGCGCCTATTATGCGCCCTTGATGGGCAAGCTATGCTATTTGCTTTATCCCCTCCTTGCCATTTAGGACACATGGAAGGACACCGTAAATGTCGTGCCCTCTCCCTCCTGTGACGTCACATCAATCTGACCTTGATGACGCTCAACGATGCTCAGACATAATGGCAAGCCGAGCCCGGTTCCTCTCGTCTTCGTCGTGTAGAACGGCTCGAACAGCCGTTCCATCTTCTCCCGCGGAATGCCGCAGCCATTATCTGCCACCATCAGTTGCACCATATTCGGACGAGTGCGGGTGCGAAGACTTAGCAATCCATCATTGCCCATCGCCTCCATGGCGTTGCGTGCCAGATTCAATATCAACTGCTTAATTTCCTTGTCATTCAGCTCCAGCAGCGGAAGCCGCTCATCCAGCTCCACCTCGATGGTCTGCCCTCGCAGATTAGCATCCGCCCAGAGCAATTGCACCAGTTCATTCACAATATCATTAAGCGAGGTCTTCTCCTTATGGACGACCCGATTTTGTGCAAGAGATAGAAAATCACTAATAATCGCATTAGCCCGATCCAGCTCTTCCATTACGATGCGGAAATATTCCCGCTGATGCTCCGGGCTCCGCTCCTTCATCAATTGGATGAAGCCGCGGATGACCGCCATCGGGTTGCGAATTTCATGCGTAATGCTCGCCGCCATCTGACCAACAAGACTAAGCCGCTCCATCCGTCCAAACTCATC contains:
- the mutY gene encoding A/G-specific adenine glycosylase, producing the protein MMDAKKFFSKELLSWFHIYKRTLPWRQNRDPYRVWVSEIMLQQTRVDTVIPYYERFMARFPTVAALAAAPEEEVLKCWEGLGYYSRARNLQAGAQEVVERYGGVIPDDAEAVAGLKGIGPYTRGAVMSIAFNRAEPAVDGNVMRVLSRYFCLEDDIAKNKTRIQLEKLAVSLIPDGHAGDFNQALMELGALVCTPKSPGCLTCPVMEHCAGRLAGKELVLPIKTKAKPPREERRLAAIVEGSGSQTGKVLVRQRPESGLLARMWELPHVLDGAAGAESKPARGRKRTVRTNRPQEHTGALPEQEVLRMERLGLALAVESRLLARPLAHWMEAEHVFSHIIWKLDIFRCEFGFVLEEEERQRLEHSYEVTARGEMLASEAPSSYTLHRLDGEYPGTEDAGSWVYTGRASGLPDEALTAAAGIAAGTLTEVEAEELQEERQQQLPDGYRWISREDMDELAFPNVFLRILNSYWEQQL
- a CDS encoding AraC family transcriptional regulator, producing the protein MTTTYRQIMKGLFQQFEVDNVTAVCIQASSGWEEDWGCPDFCRFVLVGQGEATIVLDKVSHVIRPGQLMLVPAGMQQKAVSTTGDLQLFIGNLRGFVGNELFFKTMNMPYRVRLQDSGQAIELFQKMIQAQQSTKVPNMLRVRSALLELLACYLESPDMNMDELGYGSEAGQLNLVLDYIEAQLDQSIHIEELARIACLHPNYFIDFFRANIGVSPIQYVNNRRLERAKALLKDSDVQVADIAKQVGLQNHYLSRLFKQQTGLTPSRYRKLYRKNTD
- the acpS gene encoding holo-ACP synthase; this encodes MIGGIGHDLAEVDRFRSVLAGSKAQRFLERILTAREREHARSKEGRLAEFVAGRFAAKEAVAKALGCGIGKIISFTDIEVWPDDKGKPCIQLSAGAWERLGLSPRTTCLHVSITHERSLASAFAIVEQRQERD
- the nadE gene encoding ammonia-dependent NAD(+) synthetase, with the translated sequence MSLQQEIIKRLGVKPQIDADDEIRRRVDFLKSYVRDAGATGLLIAISGGIDSAVAAGLCKLATDELSAESGKEYMTLGVFQPYGTQEDIHDSYAVAKAFDLKHVVETNIEDAVTEIVLEVEHGFKTLGTPRHISRGGKGNVKARTRMVVQYALAFDYNLIVVGTDHASEAITGFYTKWGDGAVDVTPLSSLNKRQVRQLAARLGVPDSVLYKAPTAGLWEGQTDENELGISYEDNSDYLEGKEIVPAVREKLEKHYLRTEHKRAPIPGI
- a CDS encoding BrxA/BrxB family bacilliredoxin, translated to MSMSFERYMLDMVQPMRDELTRLGITELRTAEEVEQKLPQAEGTALVVVNSVCGCAAGQCRPGVAAALQHENKPDHLFTVFAGQDKEATAQAREYFAPYPPSSPSIALMKDGQLVHFIERHQIENRSASEIAEDLTAAFDRYCN